A single Nicotiana tabacum cultivar K326 chromosome 5, ASM71507v2, whole genome shotgun sequence DNA region contains:
- the LOC107793951 gene encoding bZIP transcription factor 44-like has translation MASSSGTSSGSGSYTLQNSGSEEDLQQLMDQRKRKRMISNRESARRSRMRKQKHLDDLMSQLAHQRKENNQILTTMNVTTQYYLNVEAENLILRAQVAELSNRFESLTQIISFLNANNSGNSQIEYMADGYIMNDSWNYVYSNQPIMNADILQY, from the coding sequence ATGGCTTCATCAAGTGGGACATCATCAGGTTCAGGGTCATATACACTTCAGAACTCAGGCTCAGAAGAAGATCTTCAACAATTAATGGAtcagaggaagaggaagagaatGATATCGAACCGCGAATCGGCTCGAAGATCAAGAATGAGGAAACAAAAGCATTTGGATGATCTTATGTCCCAATTAGCTCatcaaaggaaagaaaataaccAAATTTTAACCACTATGAATGTCACAACCCAATATTATCTCAATGTTGAAGCTGAGAACTTAATCTTGAGAGCTCAAGTGGCTGAACTTAGCAACAGATTTGAGTCCTTAACACAAATCATCAGTTTCTTGAATGCCAACAACAGTGGCAATAGTCAAATTGAGTATATGGCTGATGGTTATATTATGAATGATTCTTGGAATTATGTGTATTCCAATCAGCCAATTATGAATGCAGACATCTTGCAATATTAA
- the LOC142181048 gene encoding uncharacterized protein LOC142181048 produces MVMLTKKCSAILQNKLPQKLGDPGSFTIPCPLGGVYFEKALYDTGASINLMPFSIFRKLDFGKMKDISVSLQFPDQSTKKPKGIIENVLVRVDKFVFPVDFIVLEMKEYPDEPIIFVTPRNLNRLWMH; encoded by the coding sequence ATGGTAATGCTTACTAAAAAATGTagtgctatacttcaaaataagctaccaCAAAAACTTGGTGATCCTGGTAGTTTTACAATTCCATGCCCTTTGGGAGGTGTATATTTTGAAAAGGCACTTTACGATACTGGAGCTTcaataaatttgatgccattttCTATCTTTAGAAAATTAGATTTTGGTAAAATGAAGGACATAAGTGTTTCTCTTCAGTTTCCAGATCAAAGTACTAAGAAACCTAAGGGAATAATTGAAAATGTGCTTGTAAGAGTAGATAAGTTTGTTTTCcctgtagattttatagtacTTGAAATGAAAGAATATCCTGATGAACCGATAATTTTTGTAACACCCCGTAATTTGAAtcggttgtggatgcattaa